The Paraburkholderia sp. PREW-6R genomic interval CGCCCCGAGTGCTTGGCGCGCAGCAGCGCTTCGTCCGCGCGATCGAGCAGCACCATGATGCTTTCGCCGCGCCGGTGCTCGGCCACGCCGAAGCTGGCGGTCAGAAAGCCGTCGGGCCGCTCGATTGCGGCAATCGCGCCGCGCAGGCGCTCCGCCAATTCCAGCGCGCCCTTCAGACTGCCGCCCGACAGCACGGCAAATTCCTCGCCGCCGATACGGCTCACGCTGTCGCCGGCCGAGGTTTCTCCGATCAACACCTGCGCGACCTCGTAGAGTGCCTGGTCGCCGGTCGCGTGGCCGAAGCGGTCGTTCAGCGATTTGAAACTGTCGATGTCGAGAAAGATCGCGCTGACCCGCGCGTCGGCCGCGAGGTTGTCGAGTTGACGTTCGCAATGTTTGACGAACGACCGGCGGTTTTGCAGGCCGGTCAGCGGATCGGTGGCGGCGAGCTGCGAGAGCTGACTCTCCAGCATGAAATGATTGCGGCGGAAGCGGTAGAAGCCGACGTGAAACACCGCCGAAGTAGGCATGCCGATCACGACGATCCACATCCACGCAACAGTGGCGGCATCGTGAGGGAGCGGCTTGCCCATCAGCAGCAGCGCGAACGCCGCCGTATAGAAGAGCGCGCTGCCGGTCATGAAATGGGCGGGTGTCAGCCACAGCGGCGCGGCGCAGACCGGGATCACGACCATGGCGGGCAACAACCAGATGAGCGGCTGCGCTACGTTTTCGATGTTCAGTGCCAATCCCGCCACCAGCACCTGCAGATACGCGACGCCGATCAGCCCGAAGAGCAGCGTGGACCGCGCACGCGGAATCATCAGCACGAGCAGCGCAAGCACGAACGCGCACAGCAGCCGCCACAGTAGCGGAGTGGCCGGACCGCCGACCAGCTGGCGCGCGACACTCAGGCACAGAAAGGCGACGATGGTGAAGGCCATCGTCATGGTGGAAAGTGGACGTTGATGCTCCAGTGAGCGCAGGTGAAAGCGCTCGCGAAAACCGGAGTCAGACGTTTGCCGCATCGAAATGGAAAGCATATTGATAGAAATCAGGCTGGTTCCGGGCAATCTGCCAATGTCTTATCGGCAAACGTCTGATAATTATTTAAGGCTTTCCGTAATCGTTTTCCGCGGCGGCGGCACCCGGGCGACGGCAAGCTGCAAACCGTGCGCGATTCGTCGTGCGCGAAGTGCAGCTCTGCGCGCGACCCGGATAAACCCGTGAGTCTAGCCGGCCGAAAGAAAGTTGGGGACGCAACAAAATCAATGAGCCGCCGCATGATAGTCCACGAACAGCTCGCTCAAATTAGTTGAACGGACAAGCAAACGTTGCATTTACCACGAAACGCTTAGGCTAAAAAATTGGCAAAAGATACCGTTATCCTAGTCAGCGCTGCTGCGATTGCGTCAGAGACAGGTAATAGCCGTAAGGCTCTGGCGCGGTATCGCGTTGCACATGACCGGAATGGGTGTTTGCGCGAGACGCGCGCGCACGTTGGCGCGGACGATCGGAAAGTGGCTAAAAGTTAATGTCTTAAGTAGACTGCTCCGAAGTGTGTCGGAGCGAACAGACAGCTCGGTAAAAGTAACCTGAGCCGCGTGCAACGCGCGATTATCCGATTCACTGATTTGCGCACGGCTGTTCGAAAAGCGTCTTACTGGCGTTCGCATGGAACAGCCCATTCCCGGAAAACATGGTCCCAATTCTCGATTACCTGATGGAACGTCAGATCTCGCCACAGTGGAGCGGCATGCTAGGTGCATTGGCCGCTGAGTTCGAAGCGCAACTCGGACATGACGAACTGCGACAGCTCATGCATCGCGTCGGGACTCGCTTTGCGCACACGCATCCGCTGCCGGACTGCGGCTCGACCAGCGCGCTGCAGGAAACGTTGAATCAGGTCTGGCAGCAGATGGACTGGGGCTTTGTCGAACTCGCGGACGAAGCGCAATCGCTGTGCATTCTTCACTACTGCGCGCCGTTGCAGGCGTTCGGTAAGACGGCTTTAACCTGGACGCCCGCTTTTCTCGAGGGCGCGTATCAGACCTGGTTGAGCGCACTCGGCGCGCAGGGTTTGTCGGTTGTGCAGACGAGCGGTATAGGCGAAGACACCGCCATCGAGTTCCGTCTGGGCCGGCATCCGCGCTGATCCGGCCGACGTCGGCCGCAAAGGAACACAAAGCAGGACCCGAAGCAGAAGGACCGTAAGAGGCACGACAGCAGTCACGCAGTAGAGGAACGCGCCTGACCGGTGCGCGTGAAGCAGTATGGATGGTTGAGCGCCGCGAGCACATGCAGGATCGGGGCAAGGCAAGACACGAACAAAGACGGCGGCATAATGAGTTCATCGAGCGACATCGAAAAACTTTTCGATCACTTTGGCGGTGACGCCAGCGCGTACCAGGAGATCGGCCGCGAGAACGAAGCGCGTTCCGCGCGCACGCGTTGGCCGCTGCTGGTCACGCTTGATCTGACCCAGCCTGAGATTCCCGCAATCGGACAACGGCGCGAAGCCCGCCGTGAGCCGGTCACGGAAGCGCCCGTCGCCGTCGACCGTCAGGACACCACCTCGAAAGACGCCGCCTCGGTAACGCGCGCGAAGGCGCCGCTTTTCACCCGCTCACATCGACGGGATATTCCACCGGTCGCGGTGCCGGTCGCGAGGCCCGCCGAGATACAAGGTGCATCGCGATTCGGCAAGGTCGACATGGACGAGGCCGATGCCCCGGTGAAACTCGCGCAGCCTGCCCAGGCGGCGCATGCGCCCGTTAGTACACCCGTGCATGCGCCCATTAATGCGCCTGCTTTTACGCCTGCTTTTACGCCTGCTCATACGCCTGCTCATACGCCTGCTCATACGCCTGCTCATACGCCGGCTTATGCGCCGGCTTATGCGCCTGTTGGTGCGCCCGTCTATGCATCGGTCAATGCGCCGTCTCGCGACACCGCGGCAGCGCCCCGCGCCACCCCGGCATGGGCGCAAGCCGCCACGCCGTCCCACTCGCGCGTCACCGCACCTGCTGCACCTGCCACACCCGCACACTCACTCGCACTTCAGCCGGCTTCGATCCTCGGCAAGCTGTTCGCGAACACGGCCGAAGCCGCGCCCGCGCCGGCCGCTCCGAAAAGCGGCGAATCCGCGCCACTGCGGTCGGTTTTCGACCGGCTGCGCGGCGTCCCCGCTCAACCGGCCGCCACGGCCGCCGCCGCGCCCGCTCCATCTCACTCGTGGCTCGTCGACGGCCCGCATCGCTCATGAAAGTCATCGCCGTGGTGTCTGCCAAAGGCGGCGTCGGCAAGACCACGCTGGCCGCCAACCTCGCGTCCGTGCTGGCTGCCGGCGGCCGGCGCGTGATCGCTCTCGACCTGGACCCGCAGAACGCGCTGCGTCTGCATTTCGGCGTGCCGCTGGATAGCGTCGACGGCCTGTCGCGCGCCACGCTGACCGGCGACCCCTGGCAAACCGTGATGTTCGACGGCGTGGACGGCGTGACCGTGTTGCCCTACGGCGCCGTGCTCGAAGACGACCGCCGCCGCTTCGAAGCGTATATCGACCAGGACCCGCGCTGGCTCGCGCAATCGCTGCAGAACCTGCGGCTCGACCCGTCGGACATCGTCGTGATCGACACGCCGCCGGGTTCGTCCACGTACGTGCGCACCGCACTGACGGCGGCCACTTTCGCGCTGAACGTCGTGCTCGCCGACGCCGCCTCTTACGCGGCCATTCCGCAAATGGAGCGGCTGATCGCCACTTACGCCGCGCCGCGTCCCGAGTTCGGCGGCGAAGGCTACGTGATCAACCAGATCGACCAGTCGCGCCAACTCACGAAAGACGTGCTCAAGGTGCTGCGCCAGATGCTCGGCGGCAGGATGTTCCCGGGCGTCATCCATCTCGATGAAGGCGTGAGCGAAGCGCTTGCGTGCGACACCACGCTGATTCACTACGATCCGCTCAGCCAGGCCGCCAGCGATTTCCGCGTATGCGGCGACTGGCTGATGGCGGCGATCGACGCACTCACCGTTTCCCCGAGGAACGTGGCATGAGCACGCAATCGCAAGAACTCGACGGCGCGGAGTCGTCGCGCCTCGAACGTTTCGTCAACGCGCACTTCTGGAACAGCCGCATCGTCACCGGCATCGTTACGCTGTTCGCGCTGGTGATGCTGTACTTCGTGTTCACGGTGCCGCTCGCGTTCTACGAGCAACTGCTCTTCGCGACCTGCTGTTTCATCACCGCGTTATGGTTTCGCCGGCTGCCCGGCCGGTATCCGACGATGGTGATGATCATGCTCTCCATTGTCATGTCGGGCCGCTACATGTTCTGGCGGCTCACGGCCACCACGTACTGGGAGCATCCGCTCGACGCGGCGTGGGGTCTGCTGCTCGTCTCCGCCGAAGTCTATTCGACCATCGTGCTGCTGCTCGGCTACTTCCAGACCGCATGGCCGCTCAAGCGCCGGCCCATGCCGCTGCCCGCGTCGCGCGCCGAATGGCCGACCGTCGACGTCTTCATTCCCACGTACAACGAACCGTTGTCGGTCGTGAAGCCGACCATTTTCGCGGCGCTCGCGCTCGACTATCCGGCCGAGAAAATCTCGATCCACGTGCTCGACGATGGCCGTCGCCCCGAGTTCAAGGCGTTCTGCGAAGAAGTCGGCGTCAACTGGACGATCCGCACGCACAACCGCCACGCGAAAGCCGGCAACATCAACGAAGCGCTGAAGATCACGCAGGGCGAATACCTCGCGATCTTCGACTGCGATCACATTCCGACCCGCTCGTTCCTGCAGATCGGCCTCGGCTGGTTTTTACGCGACAAGCTGCTGTCGATGCTGCAAACGCCTCACCACTTCTTTTCCGCCGACCCGTTCGAGCGCAATCTCGGCACGTTCCGCAAAGTGCCGAACGAAGGCGAACTGTTTTACGGTCTCGTGCAGGACGGCAACGACCTGTGGAACGCCACGTTCTTCTGCGGTTCGTGCGCGCTGCTGCGCCGGACCATGGTCGAGGAGATCGGCGGCATCGCGGTGGAAACCGTGACCGAAGACGCGCACACCGCGCTCAAGCTGCACCGCCTCGGCTACACCACCGCGTATCTGGCGATCCCGCAGGCAGCCGGTCTCGCGACGGAAAGCCTGTCCGGCCACATCGGCCAGCGCATTCGCTGGGCGCGCGGCATGACGCAGATTTTCCGGATCGACAATCCGCTCACCGGCAAGGGCCTGAAAATCGGCCAGCGGCTGTGTTACCTGAACGCGATGATGCACTTCTTCTACGGCATCCCGCGTCTCGTGTTTCTCACCGCGCCGCTGTCGTATCTGTTCTTCAACGCGCACGTGATCGAGGCCGCGGCCAGCACGATTGCGATCTACGCGCTGCCGCACATGATGCACGCGAGCATCACCAACTCGCGGATGCAGCGCTCGTTTCGCCATTCGTTCTGGGCGGAAGTCTATGAGTCGGTACTGGCGTCGTACATCACCGCGCCGACTCTGCTCGCGCTGATAAACCCGAAGCTCGGCAAGTTCAACGTGACGGCCAAGGGCGGCCAGATCGAGAAGAACTATTTCGACTGGGCGATCTCGCGGCCGTATCTGTTTTTGCTGTTGCTGAACCTGATCGGCTTCTGCGTGGGCATCGTGCACATCTATCTGAACTGGCACGTGCGCAGCATCGTGAACACTACGGTGCTGAATCTCGGCTGGACCGTCTACAACATGCTGATCCTCGGCGCGAGCGTGGCGGCGGCAAGCGAGCGCCGGCAGATTCGCGCGGTGCACCGCGTGGCGATGAAAATGCCGGTCATGCTGAAGTTCTCGACCGGGCGCACGCTCGCGTGCGAAACCATCGACTACTCGGAAGGCGGCGTGGGCGTCGCGCTGCCCGCGAAGATCGAGGTGCCGATGCACGAACGCGTGACCGTGTCGCTCTTTCGCGGCGACGAGGAATACGCGTTCCCCGCCACTGTCGGCTTTACCGCGCCGGGTCGCGTGGGTCTGCGTTTCTCGGCGATGACCCGCGAACAGGAGTACGAGTTCGTCAAGACCACGTTTGCCCGCGCCGACGCCTGGACCGGCTGGGCTGAAGGCCGTCAGCAGGACACGCCGCTGCGCGGACTGTCGCACGTGTTGACGGTCGGCGCGCGCGGCATTGTCGGGTTGTTCGAGCATCTGTACGCCGACATTCGCACTTCTCTGCAAAGCCGTCCTGTGGACGTCAAGACGTTAAAAACCAAAGACTGATCAATGGGCAACAGGATGGCGAAGGGAAACGTTGAACGCTCGTCGGACGAGCGCAAAGGGACCGGATTGCGTGCGCGCCTGTCCGGGCGGTCCGGCTCGCCGCGGCTGATGCGCGGTGTGGCCTGCTGGCTTGCGCTGCAAACTGCGCTGGCGACGCCGTTTGCCTCGGCAGCTGCGGCCGCGCAGGCGGACGTCACGGCTTCGGGCGCCGCCGGCGTCACGACGACGGCCGCGCCGGCCTTATCGGCGACCGCGGCGACCTCGGCGACCCCGCCGAACGCGGCCGCCGGTGGCGCCCCGGCGCGCGTCGCCACCGGCGTGGGCAACGTGCCCGCGCCGAGCCCCGCCGTGCCGTACGACCCGAACACGATCGCGCAGGCGCAACTCGCCACGCCGAC includes:
- the bcsA gene encoding UDP-forming cellulose synthase catalytic subunit; the protein is MSTQSQELDGAESSRLERFVNAHFWNSRIVTGIVTLFALVMLYFVFTVPLAFYEQLLFATCCFITALWFRRLPGRYPTMVMIMLSIVMSGRYMFWRLTATTYWEHPLDAAWGLLLVSAEVYSTIVLLLGYFQTAWPLKRRPMPLPASRAEWPTVDVFIPTYNEPLSVVKPTIFAALALDYPAEKISIHVLDDGRRPEFKAFCEEVGVNWTIRTHNRHAKAGNINEALKITQGEYLAIFDCDHIPTRSFLQIGLGWFLRDKLLSMLQTPHHFFSADPFERNLGTFRKVPNEGELFYGLVQDGNDLWNATFFCGSCALLRRTMVEEIGGIAVETVTEDAHTALKLHRLGYTTAYLAIPQAAGLATESLSGHIGQRIRWARGMTQIFRIDNPLTGKGLKIGQRLCYLNAMMHFFYGIPRLVFLTAPLSYLFFNAHVIEAAASTIAIYALPHMMHASITNSRMQRSFRHSFWAEVYESVLASYITAPTLLALINPKLGKFNVTAKGGQIEKNYFDWAISRPYLFLLLLNLIGFCVGIVHIYLNWHVRSIVNTTVLNLGWTVYNMLILGASVAAASERRQIRAVHRVAMKMPVMLKFSTGRTLACETIDYSEGGVGVALPAKIEVPMHERVTVSLFRGDEEYAFPATVGFTAPGRVGLRFSAMTREQEYEFVKTTFARADAWTGWAEGRQQDTPLRGLSHVLTVGARGIVGLFEHLYADIRTSLQSRPVDVKTLKTKD
- the bcsD gene encoding cellulose biosynthesis protein BcsD, giving the protein MVPILDYLMERQISPQWSGMLGALAAEFEAQLGHDELRQLMHRVGTRFAHTHPLPDCGSTSALQETLNQVWQQMDWGFVELADEAQSLCILHYCAPLQAFGKTALTWTPAFLEGAYQTWLSALGAQGLSVVQTSGIGEDTAIEFRLGRHPR
- the bcsQ gene encoding cellulose biosynthesis protein BcsQ, which gives rise to MKVIAVVSAKGGVGKTTLAANLASVLAAGGRRVIALDLDPQNALRLHFGVPLDSVDGLSRATLTGDPWQTVMFDGVDGVTVLPYGAVLEDDRRRFEAYIDQDPRWLAQSLQNLRLDPSDIVVIDTPPGSSTYVRTALTAATFALNVVLADAASYAAIPQMERLIATYAAPRPEFGGEGYVINQIDQSRQLTKDVLKVLRQMLGGRMFPGVIHLDEGVSEALACDTTLIHYDPLSQAASDFRVCGDWLMAAIDALTVSPRNVA
- the bcsP gene encoding cellulose biosynthesis protein BcsP, which produces MSSSSDIEKLFDHFGGDASAYQEIGRENEARSARTRWPLLVTLDLTQPEIPAIGQRREARREPVTEAPVAVDRQDTTSKDAASVTRAKAPLFTRSHRRDIPPVAVPVARPAEIQGASRFGKVDMDEADAPVKLAQPAQAAHAPVSTPVHAPINAPAFTPAFTPAHTPAHTPAHTPAHTPAYAPAYAPVGAPVYASVNAPSRDTAAAPRATPAWAQAATPSHSRVTAPAAPATPAHSLALQPASILGKLFANTAEAAPAPAAPKSGESAPLRSVFDRLRGVPAQPAATAAAAPAPSHSWLVDGPHRS